CTTCCCGGAAAGTATCCAGCCGGCTCCCGCCCCCCTTGGGGGCAAACCGAAAAGGGAATTACCTCCCATGAATTCTACAGGTTCGGTCGAAACCACCATTCAGACTATCAAGGACTTCATCCAGAAAAATCGTTGGCTCGCCCCGCCGCTGGAGGTCACCTTCCTTGCCGCCGGGGAATACAATGCCAACTACACAGTCCACAGCCCGGCTGGGACCTTTGTTTTCCGGATCAACCACGGCACGCAACTCGGGCTGGAAAACCAGATCGAGTATGAATATGCCGTCCTGACCGCTCTGGCCGATTCCGGAGTAACCCCGCGTCCCCACGCAGTTGCGCCCGCACCGAGTGCCTTTCACGGGGGCGTTTTGCTCATGGACTTCGTGCCCGGACGGCCCCTGCGCTACGAAACCGATCTGGCCACGGCCGCCACCATTTTTGCCCGCGTCCATGCCCAGCCATGCTCCGAGCATCTCCTCTCGCAGCCCCAGCCTGTGCTGGACATTGTCGCCGAATGCGAGGAACTTCTAGACCGCTATCCCGATCACCCCCTGCCGCAGGCCCAAAAAACCATCCGGAACTATCTGGAAACAATCCGCCGTATGGGGGAAGATTCGCGCGATTTTTTCGCTGCTGAGGATCAATGCATCGTCAATACCGAAGTCAATGCCAACAATTTCTGCATCAATCCTGGCGGACGCTCCTTCCTGGTCGACTGGGAAAAAGCGGTCGTCTCCTCACGCTACCAGGATCTCGGGCACTTTCTGGTCCAAACAACAACGCGCTGGAAAACGGCTACCGTACTCACCGAGGCCCAGAAACGGGACTTCCTTACCTGCTACCGCGACGCCTCCGGCCTGGACTGCGACCTGGAGGAACTCCACTACGGCACCCGCCTTCTGGAAAAGACCATTTTGCTGCGGGCCCTGTCCTGGTGCGCCATGGCCTATTACGAATACACCCAGACCGACCGGCCCATCCAGAACCAAGACACCTTCGCCAAGATTACTGAATACCTGGATAATGTGGAATGGATTTTAGGGTAGAAGGGGTCAGCCACAGTTTCGAGGGCCAGCCTGTACTCACCGACATCACCTGCGGCTTTCGCCAGGGAGAGTTATTTTCCCTGGTTGGACCGTCGGGAGCGGGAAAAACCACTCTGCTCTCCCTCATCGCCGGGCTGCTATCGCCCCAAGCCGGAACAATCCGGTATGCCCAGACACCGGATCTGAATGCCCCGATTATTCTCGTCTATCAGGATTTCATTCTTTTCCCCCACCTGACAGTGGCCGACAACGTCGGCTTCGGCCTGAAAGCCCGCAAGTGGAGCCGGGCCACCCGCCGGAACCGGGTGGAGCAGATGTTGCGCTATTTCCAGCTCGAAGACAAAGCAGACGCCTTTCCCGCCCAGCTTTCTGGAGGACAGCGGCAGCGGGTGGCGATCGCTCGAGCCATGGTTGTCTCCCCCGCGATCTTGCTCCTCGACGAACCATTCGCCAATCTCGACCGCAGCTTGAAAATGGAAACCGCCCGGTTCATCCGGTCCACACAGCGCGAATTCGGGATGACCACTGTGGCCGTGACCCACGATCTGGAGGAAGCCTTTGCCATGTCGGACCGCCTCGGCATCCTTTTAAACGGCAGACTACGACAAGTCGGCCCCCCCCGGGAGGTCTACTTCCACCCCCAGGATCTCGAAGTGGCCCGTTTCTTGGGGCCGGTGAACCCCCTGACCCCTGCCACCACGGCCGATCTCCTCCCGCCCGGAACAGATAGTCCGTCCAAGGCCTCCTTTATCCGCCCGGAGGCCCTGGAAGTCGAAGGCGATGCCAACGGGCCCGGATGCATTCGGGATATCCATTTCGCTGGGCATTACATCATGTACACAATTGACTTGCGGGGGCAGGAAATCATCGTCTACAGTCAGCAGCGGGTATTGGAAATTGGGCAACGGGTGCGGGTGCGTGCCGTCCAGGCATAGCCGCCCCCCTCACGATCCGCCACACAAGCCTTGGCACTTCTGCCTGATCACCTCTCTTCTGAAGGACACTCTCATGCCATTGGTTTTTCGTTTTGGCCTGGTTGCAGGAGTACTGGGATGCCTGTTGTGCATTGCCGGATGCCAGCAAACAGCATCCGAACCGGATTGGCGCACAAAGGATTTTGAGCGCATTATCGAGGCGGCCCGCGGCACCACAGTGCGCTGGTACATGTACGGTGGCTGGCCCCATGTCAATGAATGGGTCGATACCTATGTCGCCCCGGCCATGCAGGAGCGTTACGGAATCAGTGTCAAACGCGTTCCCATGAACGCGCCTGTTTTTGTCAATAAATTGATCAACGAAAAAAGTGCCGGCAAAGACCCCGGCACCATTGATCTGGTCTGGATCAACGGCGAAAATTTTAAGGCCACCAAGAATGCAGGGGCCTTGTGGGGCCCCTTTGCTGAGCAGCTCCCGAATTGGCAGCGGTATGTCGACCCTTCTACCGTGGCCCAGGACTTCGGCTTTCCCACAAAGGGGTATGAAGCCCCTTGGGGCCGGGCCCAATTCGTCTTGATCTACGATGCCAAACGCACGCCCAATCCGCCGCGCTCAGCAGAAAGTCTGCGCCGATGGATCCAGGACCACCCTGGCCGTTTCACCTATCCACAACCGCCGGATTTCACCGGATCGGCCTTTGTCCGTCAGCTCTTCTACGCCACCACAGGTGGGCACGAACAGTATATGGACGGCTTCAA
The sequence above is drawn from the Desulfohalobium retbaense DSM 5692 genome and encodes:
- a CDS encoding ABC transporter substrate-binding protein, translated to MPLVFRFGLVAGVLGCLLCIAGCQQTASEPDWRTKDFERIIEAARGTTVRWYMYGGWPHVNEWVDTYVAPAMQERYGISVKRVPMNAPVFVNKLINEKSAGKDPGTIDLVWINGENFKATKNAGALWGPFAEQLPNWQRYVDPSTVAQDFGFPTKGYEAPWGRAQFVLIYDAKRTPNPPRSAESLRRWIQDHPGRFTYPQPPDFTGSAFVRQLFYATTGGHEQYMDGFNATLYARNAPRLWEYLNGIEPSLWQQGRTYPQSSATLDTLFARGEVDFSMSYHPPHAQNKILDGTFPASVRTVALANNSIANTHYTAIPFNAPNKPGAMVLANFLLSPTAQLSKYKPENWGDFPAIDLDRLDQSQRRRFEDVDLGPATLSAETLAEHAVPEIPIGYLEAIEADWKSRVLTN
- a CDS encoding TOBE domain-containing protein — protein: MSDRLGILLNGRLRQVGPPREVYFHPQDLEVARFLGPVNPLTPATTADLLPPGTDSPSKASFIRPEALEVEGDANGPGCIRDIHFAGHYIMYTIDLRGQEIIVYSQQRVLEIGQRVRVRAVQA
- a CDS encoding TIGR04282 family arsenosugar biosynthesis glycosyltransferase gives rise to the protein MAQLTSPLFCCLARTPEPGRVKTRLAADLGEEATFYVYTSMLRDTVGALRATGHRFQLWYTPSGSEAALLNLLGGPLELVPQTSGDLGQRMNAICQAAFLGGADRVLLLGSDIPELTSSHLLQAAERLHRSDAVMVPTADGGYCLLGLKRASYSPELFTDIPWSTAKVAATTLERLRRLRCTTSLFPPQQDIDTLDDLAAFWHRCEDTPFHTSRTIRELGLFPESIQPAPAPLGGKPKRELPPMNSTGSVETTIQTIKDFIQKNRWLAPPLEVTFLAAGEYNANYTVHSPAGTFVFRINHGTQLGLENQIEYEYAVLTALADSGVTPRPHAVAPAPSAFHGGVLLMDFVPGRPLRYETDLATAATIFARVHAQPCSEHLLSQPQPVLDIVAECEELLDRYPDHPLPQAQKTIRNYLETIRRMGEDSRDFFAAEDQCIVNTEVNANNFCINPGGRSFLVDWEKAVVSSRYQDLGHFLVQTTTRWKTATVLTEAQKRDFLTCYRDASGLDCDLEELHYGTRLLEKTILLRALSWCAMAYYEYTQTDRPIQNQDTFAKITEYLDNVEWILG